In the Primulina eburnea isolate SZY01 chromosome 15, ASM2296580v1, whole genome shotgun sequence genome, GATTGCTCATGTTATTCTCATGGAAGATGTTCAGTTTGAATATTCTCGCAGTTATCTCTGACTAGTATTAGGAACTGCTAGCCTTGTTATTTTTGTTCACTTGGAATAGCTGCTTTGTTTCAATGCAGGCTACACAACATTCAAAGACGTTGCAAATACCTCTACACACACCATTTTAGCTGATGTTGGATTTGAGCACCGGCAGAACGAAGTTTACCCAGTACATACACAGCCTTTAAGCTGTGACCACTTTGAGAGTGGACATACATGTCCAATTCGAGGCCAATGTACTTCTTGCTTCGACTGGTTTGCCAGAAATGTGGTGAGGGAAATAATGTACACTCAAGTTTCTGTCATGCCGATATTTTAAGCTCGAATATGATTTAACTGGGAAAATTGTAACCGATGCACACTGGTATCTGCTAGGCATTTATAACTAGACTCTACATCATCGTTGTAAGCTGCTAGTCGTATCAATAGAAATTGTGATAATCTGGAAATCCAGCATGTAAACTAGCAGTTTTGTGAGCAGTAACCCTCCTCTTAACGTATTAGGctattttgtattttaatatctttttattttttaaaataaaattttgctctGTTGAAAAATCAAAATGTGTCAGGGAATGTATGGATGTAGTTCCATGGCCTCCACGGTCTATCCGGATGAGATGGCTCGACGTCCACGTGGAGGTTCGAGCAATTCCAACAGAGGGTCACAAGATACAGAGTGGGAGGCACAAAAAACTATTAATGAGCATCTCCGTATCGACCTGCAGGCGACGCAGACCACTTTGGATACGATCCGGCAGGAGAGTGCGTCGTTGAAGGATAGGATGACGAGTCTGGAGGAGCAGGTCCATCGACTCGTCGCTGGATTACCCCAGCCACAGCCACATACATCCCGACGAGTTCTGTATGGTCGAGACTCATCTAGCAGAGGACGCGCTTTACCAATGTCATGACCTATACACAGCTGGATTCTCACATCATCGACGTTCGGGTAAGGTCCTGAGGTACTCGCCTGATTACATTGCACCTTCACAAGACTTTGGTCACGACGACGGTGATGGCGATAGCGGCGATGCATACAACGATGATGAAACTCAGTCTCCttagttttttattttatctacacATGTATTTATTGAGACTTATgaacgattttttttttcagttttatgacattatttaattttgttgttCGATTATTTTATAACAAGTTTTAATCGTTTCATAGATTATTTACAAATTTGATGAGTTGAagagattaatttaaaaatatgtacaattaattataaaactaatttttttttattaaattataaaacaaaatatttttaaaaaaaaatttgcgacggagtagcgacggtttttgatataTTCCGTCACTATTTAACGACGGCTTATATActcaaaactgtcgctaattagccCATTTTTTAAAACCCGTCACAATATGAAAGCGACGATGACTTTAGCAACGGGTTTAAATTTTGTCGCTAATTAGTGATGGTTTTAGTCACGGATAATTAAAAAGGAAAGGTTTGATACAACGTTTAATGCGAATTCGAAAAGAAAAATTATATCACATTAAAATTTTTGGAAGGGTGAattaataaacataaaaattttaaggtgATAAAAAATAGTAGAAAAATTCTGCAACTCGATTGGTTTTGACTGCTCTTATTACTAACTCCTTTCAGCTGCTATATTGGTTTCATACATACTATTTTACTTCAGAAATCAGAACtcaaaaattttacaaaaataaaatattattacataCATCTTAAAACAAGAATTAAAAAATGATTCGGATTCAATACAACCAAATGTATTCTTGCCCAGCAGAGTTTTAACAAAAGTCCAGTAAAAAAAACTCAAAACGATCAGGAGACTAGAACTGCATTTATCCTAGAAAAAATCGATAAAGATCAGAATCTAGAAATAGAGCGATAAGTACATCGTCATCTTCTCTATCAAGGCGTAGTGAACGAAAACGAAATACACCGAGTCTTTCATTGCTTCAACTAATTCTACACAAACATAAATTACATTTATCGCTAAAACTTATTTTTACCGCGTGTTTCGATTCTCGGACACAATGGCCACGATCCATTTTGCAGGTTCCACAAGCATAGCAGCACCCACAGATGACCCTTATAAATTATCATCAAGCATCTTAGATAGCAGTATTCCTTGAACAAACTCACATCTCTTCGTCTTCTCCTCTTTATCTTCGATAGACAATGGAGGTTCTTGGACCTTTCTGCAAATAGTAATCCAATATATATCATCATTACTTGCCAATGTAAATTCCGCCTACTTGAAAAAATGAACTACATATATACTTTATCCCTCCAAGTACGTTAAAAAAACTCGTTTTCTGCAGGAAAAAATCCGAGAAAAATAGGAAATAAAACCCAACATAACTTAACTAGTCGGTGATAGAAGTAGCAATATCAATAATCACAATTTAACCACTTCAACCGTATACAGCTGGTAAATGAAGCTGTCAACGTATATTTTCATCTTCAAGGCTGCAGATTATCactaaagtcaatagaaatatTGTTGGAAAATGTATGATCCGAGTATAACAAAGGACATTTCAAAGATCCTGGAAATTTTTAAAGGATCTAAAAGAGATCTTTTTTATGGTTCTGATACCAACGATGCACGTTCTGGTTCTTATTTTGTTCcaattttgataaaatcacATCATTTATACAATTTAAAATTAGAATTTGACTCCATTTTCCGCATCAAGGTTCTAATCATTAAGCTTAGCCTTGGTGGGAGCAGAACTGACCACTAGCCAACAAGGAGGACAAAAGGATCTAGCAATTTCAAATTCTTCATTCATGTGAAGTTTCATTCATATGAAATAGCACATAGTTTAACTAGCTaggaatatcaggtacgagttTATCGTCATTATCACTAATTTCTTCTGTGAGCCAAATGCTTAGATTTTTTCTCGAAGGACTCTAGTTTATTCATAAAGATAATGACAGATGACCAAATTTTTTATTCATGTCCCAAGAATGGCAAGAGAACTACTAAATTTGTGGAGGCAGTTGCTGCAAGAACGAGTATACATCAAGAAATCTGTATCAATGCCTCCGAGAATCTTGGAAAAAAAACTATGAGGCACCAACCATTAATTTCAAATTCCTATTAAATTTCAAGGAGGCTACTATGAGCTGAAAACAAAACCAGATAACTTTCAGAAACAAAGTCATCCATGTCAAAAAATGTCAAGTTAACTTAGCACTATTTCAACGTTAAATCGGACTTTGAACCATTCTACAAACATTATAAGaagttaataaaaaaatattagtcTCAATGGACTGGTCTCTAGTCTAAACTAGTTTAATGTACTTTCAAACAAAACCAGCACTCTGGAATTCCCAGGTAACTTGAGAATATCATTTCGCAGAGCTAACCAACGCCATTAGAAATCATTAATTTGAGTCACATTTCCCCAAATTAGAGGGAGATGGAAAGACCAAAAAACGAGAAGTGCTATGGATATAAAAGTGGATCAGATCATTTCACCGCAAACACTGACTACTCGATGATTAAAAGGAGAAATCTGAGTTCAATGCTCAACACCGTCAGAATATTATATTCTCAAAGGCTATTCAAAGGCTTTAGCAATTCACCATAAGgttaataattaaatggcacCTAATGGCACAGAGCGAGAAGGGAAATTTCCATAATGAACTAAAACATTACCTTTGTGAAATGGCATCAGTTGTGCTTTTGTTAACTGATACTGACTCCGTTGACGTGTTAGACGGAACACTTTCAAAATCTTGAACCATTGGCAAAATAAATGAAGACAATAGCGGGTCTGGGGCTGCATTGCAAGAAGAAACCGAGGAGGCCGACCCTCCAAACAGGGACTGCAAATTACCTTCTTTCAGTTCCCTCCTCAACAAAGAAAGGGTTGAATAGGAACCAGATTTTCTTGATTTCCTCTTGCGCTGCATGTGATCTCCCGTCAAGGAAATGAATGTACATGATCGTGTCTATACTATTCATATGAAAATAACAGTTGATCTTGTAGTAATTGCAACACTTTCCAATATTTGAGAAGTCAATGCCACATTTTTAATATAGTTTTCATGCAAAGAATAACATAAATCTCAAGTGGCAAGATGGATATAAGCttatatgtaaaaaaaatcGCAGAATCAAAATACAGAGAAATTACATAGATGCAATTCGATGAGTGGCAAAAAACTACTTGGAAACAAGTAGATAATCCAAGAAATAGCCAAGTAAAAGAAAGGATATCTTAAAGATATTTCCATGTTGCAAGGTTATATGCGCTACCATGTCAACGCCAACCCTCACGGAGCACACTGGACACACCTGAAGAAAGAATACATATTTAATATAACTTCATACAGAAACATCCGAATAATTAttgtttaatattatatttttgcaAACAAAAGAAACAAAACAACAAATGCTAAGAGACATTTTCTTCTTAAAATAGCTTCATCCGATGATAGCCCGAGGAAACAAAATCTTTCCAGCAGTAGCGCATTAAAGATGACTCAAAGAAGATAAACATGTCCCTCAAATATGAGCA is a window encoding:
- the LOC140813904 gene encoding protein DEHYDRATION-INDUCED 19 homolog 3-like isoform X2 — translated: MDSNSWSARVSSVTKSYKSALQSRSEMLMGFEELEAEDDIREEYICPFCSEYFDIVGLCCHIDDEHPVETNNGVCPVCSVRVGVDMVAHITLQHGNIFKMQRKRKSRKSGSYSTLSLLRRELKEGNLQSLFGGSASSVSSCNAAPDPLLSSFILPMVQDFESVPSNTSTESVSVNKSTTDAISQRKVQEPPLSIEDKEEKTKRCEFVQGILLSKMLDDNL
- the LOC140813904 gene encoding protein DEHYDRATION-INDUCED 19 homolog 3-like isoform X1 — encoded protein: MDSNSWSARVSSVTKSYKSALQSRSGLKWDNLDAEMLMGFEELEAEDDIREEYICPFCSEYFDIVGLCCHIDDEHPVETNNGVCPVCSVRVGVDMVAHITLQHGNIFKMQRKRKSRKSGSYSTLSLLRRELKEGNLQSLFGGSASSVSSCNAAPDPLLSSFILPMVQDFESVPSNTSTESVSVNKSTTDAISQRKVQEPPLSIEDKEEKTKRCEFVQGILLSKMLDDNL